One window of Triticum dicoccoides isolate Atlit2015 ecotype Zavitan unplaced genomic scaffold, WEW_v2.0 scaffold149253, whole genome shotgun sequence genomic DNA carries:
- the LOC119343975 gene encoding tyrosine N-monooxygenase-like, protein MALGTLVIMATMLVYFLLKNKRVLLSQQQQGRRGRLPLGPAALPIIGNMHQVILSKPAVFRWIHALLKEMNTDIMCLRLGATHVIVVACPQIASEVLRKNDEVFASRPTTFASGIFSFGYKGSIFSPHGDQWKKMRRVLTVEILASSMERKLHHLRKEEYDHLVRYINKTHCSDMACPGNIVNVRHVTQHFVGNMIRRLVFGKRYFSDLPASSTSGPGHDEVAHVAALFMALNHLYSFCMSDYFPALVGLDLDGHEKVSKDAMQTLNRLHDPIIEERIRERSSTLEKCGEKKEARDFLDVLVHLKDAEGQPLLSLQENRAQTAEMMFAAVDNPSNAVEWALAEMMNLPEIMQKATEELDVVVGKDRLVQESDIPQLNYLKSCIREAFRLHPYHALNIPHVAMADTTIAGYTIPKDSHILLSRLGLGRNPKIWTEPLEFQPERHLNTANVLLTDPGLRFISFSSGRRGCPGISLGTSMTMMLFARMLQGFTWTKPPGVKSTSLQERNAGLTLAEPLVLQATPRLAAHLYTIQLNRFSVRVLIYVSIKCIWN, encoded by the exons ATGGCTCTTGGTACTCTGGTTATCATGGCCACCATGCTGGTGTATTTTCTCTTGAAAAATAAAAGAGTGCTATTGTCCCAGCAGCAACAGGGGCGACGAGGCAGGCTGCCCCTGGGGCCTGCGGCGCTGCCCATCATCGGTAACATGCATCAGGTGATTCTGAGCAAGCCGGCGGTGTTCCGATGGATCCACGCCCTGCTCAAGGAGATGAACACAGACATCATGTGCCTCCGTCTCGGAGCTACTCATGTCATTGTTGTAGCATGTCCACAGATAGCCTCTGAGGTACTAAGAAAAAATGATGAAGTTTTTGCCTCCCGTCCCACCACCTTCGCCTCAGGCATATTCAGCTTCGGGTACAAGGGCTCCATCTTCTCACCGCACGGAGACCAGTGGAAGAAGATGAGGCGCGTCCTCACTGTTGAGATCCTCGCCTCGTCCATGGAGCGAAAGCTCCACCACCTTCGGAAAGAGGAGTATGACCACCTTGTGAGGTACATTAATAAAACTCACTGCAGCGACATGGCATGTCCAGgcaacattgtcaacgtccgtcatGTAACCCAACACTTCGTTGGCAACATGATAAGAAGGCTTGTGTTTGGTAAAAGATACTTCAGTGACCTACCAGCTTCATCCACTAGTGGGCCTGGACATGATGAGGTGGCACATGTTGCCGCTCTCTTCATGGCTCTTAACCATCTCTACAGCTTCTGCATGTCCGACTACTTCCCAGCCCTCGTAGGCCTCGACCTGGATGGCCATGAAAAGGTTTCCAAGGATGCCATGCAAACACTCAACCGGTTGCATGATCCCATTATAGAGGAGCGGATCCGCGAAAGGTCATCCACTCTTGAGAAATGTGGTGAAAAGAAAGAGGCAAGAGACTTTTTGGATGTCCTGGTTCATCTTAAAGATGCAGAGGGACAGCCATTGCTGTCCCTACAAGAAAATAGAGCACAAACAGCG GAAATGATGTTTGCAGCAGTCGATAACCCATCTAATGCGGTTGAGTGGGCACTCGCTGAGATGATGAACTTGCCagagatcatgcaaaaagcaaccgAGGAACTTGATGTTGTCGTTGGTAAAGATAGACTAGTGCAGGAGTCTGACATTCCTCAGCTAAACTATCTCAAATCGTGCATCCGGGAGGCCTTCCGCTTACACCCATACCATGCTCTTAACATACCCCATGTCGCCATGGCGGACACAACTATTGCTGGATACACCATCCCCAAGGATAGCCACATACTTTTAAGCCGGCTTGGACTTGGCCGCAATCCCAAGATCTGGACTGAACCACTGGAGTTTCAGCCTGAGAGGCATTTGAACACTGCGAATGTACTTCTCACTGATCCAGGCCTACGTTTCATTTCATTTAGCAGTGGGAGGAGGGGTTGTCCTGGGATTTCACTTGGTACCTCTATGACAATGATGTTGTTCGCAAGGATGTTGCAGGGATTCACTTGGACAAAGCCTCCCGGCGTTAAGAGTACCAGTCTCCAAGAACGCAATGCGGGCCTTACACTAGCTGAACCCCTTGTTCTGCAAGCTACACCAAGATTGGCTGCACATCTCTATACGATCCAATTAAATAGATTTAGTGTGCGTGTTCTCATTTATGTTTCAATAAAATGTATCTGGAACTAG